A window from Camelus dromedarius isolate mCamDro1 chromosome 9, mCamDro1.pat, whole genome shotgun sequence encodes these proteins:
- the SERTAD1 gene encoding SERTA domain-containing protein 1 yields MMLSKGLKRKREEEEEEKEALAVDAWWLEPGHPAVAQAPPAVASSSLFDLSVLKLHHSLRQSEPDLRHLVLVVNTLRRIQASMAPAAALPPAPSPPTAPGIADNLLASSDAALSASMASLLEDLSHIEGLSQAPQPLVDEGPPGRPSGAAPPSLGALDLLGPATGCLLDDGLEGLFEDIDTSMYDSEFWAPVSEGHKSSPEDGPGKEEAPELDEAELDYLMDVLVGTQALERPPGPGR; encoded by the coding sequence atGATGCTGAGCAAGGGCCTGAAGCGCaagcgggaggaggaggaggaggagaaggaagcccTGGCAGTTGACGCCTGGTGGCTGGAACCTGGCCACCCAGCAGTGGCACAAGCACCCCCGGCTGTGGCCTCCAGTTCCCTCTTTGACCTTTCAGTGCTCAAGCTCCACCACAGCCTGCGGCAGAGTGAGCCAGACCTGCGGCACCTGGTGCTGGTAGTGAACACACTGCGGCGAATCCAGGCATCCATGGCACCAGCAGCTGCCCTGCCGCCTGCGCCCAGCCCACCTACAGCCCCTGGCATAGCTGATAACCTGCTGGCCAGCTCGGACGCCGCCCTCTCAGCCTCCATGGCCAGCCTCCTGGAGGACCTCAGCCATATTGAGGGCCTGAGCCAGGCCCCCCAACCCTTGGTAGACGAGGGGCCGCCAGGCCGCCCCAGTGGGGcagccccacccagcctgggTGCCTTGGACCTGCTGGGACCAGCCACTGGCTGTCTGCTGGACGATGGGCTTGAGGGCCTATTCGAGGACATTGACACCTCCATGTATGACAGTGAATTTTGGGCACCAGTCTCTGAGGGCCACAAATCCAGCCCTGAGGATGGGCCAGGCAAGGAGGAAGCTCCAGAGCTGGATGAGGCCGAGCTGGACTACCTCATGGACGTGCTGGTGGGCACACAGGCACTGGAGCGGCCACCAGGGCCAGGGCGCTGA
- the SERTAD3 gene encoding SERTA domain-containing protein 3: MVGGLKRKHSDLEEEEEDEKWAWGPAGLRSYQQALLRISLDKVQRSLGPRAPSLRRHVLIHNTLQQLQAALCLTPAPALPPEPLFLGEEDFSLSATIGSILRELETSMDETEPSQNPGAPPGSQNEVLPQPDPVFLEALSSRYLGDSGLDDFFLDIDTSTVEKEPALAPAEPPHNLFCAPGSWEWNELDHIMEIILGS; the protein is encoded by the coding sequence ATGGTAGGAGGCTTGAAGAGGAAACACTCGGatttggaggaggaagaggaggatgagaaGTGGGCCTGGGGCCCGGCAGGCCTGCGGAGCTACCAGCAAGCCCTGCTCCGCATCTCCCTAGACAAAGTCCAGCGAAGCTTGGGCCCCCGAGCACCCAGCCTTCGCAGACATGTCCTCATCCACAACACTCTCCAGCAGCTCCAAGCTGCTCTTTGCCTGACTCCTgcacctgccctgcctcctgAGCCCCTCTTCCTGGGTGAGGAGGACTTCTCCCTGTCAGCCACCATCGGCTCTATTCTTAGGGAGCTCGAGACCTCCATGGACGAGACCGAGCCCTCTCAGAATCCAGGGGCTCCCCCCGGCTCCCAGAATGAAGTGCTGCCCCAGCCTGATCCAGTCTTCTTAGAAGCTCTGAGCTCCCGGTACCTGGGGGACTCTGGCCTGGATGACTTCTTTCTGGACATTGACACATCCACAGTGGAGAAGGAGCCCGCACTGGCACCAGCAGAGCCTCCTCACAACCTTTTCTGTGCCCCAGGGTCCTGGGAATGGAATGAACTAGATCACATCATGGAAATCATTCTAGGATCCTAA